CGCGCGGCCGCGCTCGATCAGCGCGTCCGAGGCGCAGAGCGGCTGCGCCGGCGTGTCGGGGAGGTGGGGGGTGTCTCGATCGGTGCTCATGAGGAGGGGTTCACCGGCTCAGGCGTGGTCGAGCAGCCAGGTCTGCAGCGTCGCCACGTCATGGGCGACCAGCAGCGGTTCAAACGCGAGCAGCGGACCGTGTTCATGGGCGCCGTAGGTGACGGCGATGGCGGGGCAGCCCGCATTGCGGGCCAACTGCAGGTCGTGTGTGGTGTCGCCGATCATCAAGGTGCGGGACGGCTCGGCACCGAACTCGCGCATCAGCTCCAGCAGCATCTGCGGATTGGGCTTGCCGGCGGTTTCATCGGCGGTGCGAGTGCCGTCGAACAGCGTGGTCATGTCCACGGCGGCCAGAGCCTCGTCCAGGCCCCGGCGGCTCTTGCCGGTGGCCACCGCCAGCCAGTGATGGCG
The Roseateles amylovorans genome window above contains:
- a CDS encoding HAD family hydrolase gives rise to the protein MPQRFDLIVFDWDGTLFDSTALIVNSMQAAAVDLGLEAPSRERASYVIGMGLIEALAYAMPGLPQERYPELGQRYRHHYFASAHEVTLFEGVPAMLLSLKARHHWLAVATGKSRRGLDEALAAVDMTTLFDGTRTADETAGKPNPQMLLELMREFGAEPSRTLMIGDTTHDLQLARNAGCPAIAVTYGAHEHGPLLAFEPLLVAHDVATLQTWLLDHA